The sequence below is a genomic window from Desulfobulbus oligotrophicus.
ACCACCGGACTACTGCCGGCAACTGGCTGATAGCGCTGCATCCTGCCGGATAATCAAGGCCGTTCGAGTCGGCACGCACAGCACGTCTGCAGATATTACCCCTTACAGGACTGCGGTTCACGGGTATCTGCTTGATACCTATGAGCACAGCAGGGCCGGCGGCACCGGTCAAAGATTTGACTGGTCTCTGATCGATCAGCTGCAGCTGGATCGGCCCTTCTTTCTGGCCGGTGGTCTTGACTTGAAGAATATCAGAGTCGCACTCAAACAGGTCACCCCCTACGGGGTTGATGCCAACTCAGGTCTGGAAGATGCACCAGGGCTGAAAAATCATCATCGTATCCACAGCTTCATCACCACAGTCCGTGGTTTTGAGTGTGAGCGTCTAGCGAGCCAGCAGTAGAGCGTACCGGAATCCCTCGTTTTTCAACCCCTGTTCATACACTTTTGCCTGTTTGAGTGAGGTGCTGGCAAAGATCATCACCCTGTACAGGTTCATGCCGGCTGCCGGATACTGCTGAATAATGACATCACGACCCCGTCTGGCAAAGGCCTTGGCCAGAGTCCTGGCGTTTTCAACCTGTACAAAGGCGCCCACCTGTACATAAAAGTTGCCTTTGTCAAAGTCCGGGATGGGCGGCGGTTTGATTTTTGGTTTGGGCCTGCTCACCTCTTCACCTGTCCTGCTGCCGGTTTTGGCAGCCACCAGGGGCTGCTCTTCCACCTGCTGGGCGCCTAAAGCAACGATCTCCACACGGGCGGTCCCCCGACCGATCACACCCAGTTCCTGGGCTTTGTTATACGACAGGTCAATAATGCGTTCCTGAACAAACGGGCCGCGATCGTTGATACGCACAGTGGTGGAACGCCCGTTTTCCAGATTTTTCACCAGCAGCATGGTGTTCATGGGCAGGGTTTTATGAGCCGCTGTATCGGCGTGCATGTTGTAGGTTTCACCGTTGGATGTCTTGCGGCCATGAAACGGTTTGCCGTACCATGAGGCTATACCTCGTTCAACATAGCCTGTTGCCGATGGAATCGGATAGTAGGTGATACCGTTGATAACGTAGGGTCGCTGGGTGGCCGGCATCCTGGATTTTTTCTTACCCGGTGCGGACACACCTTTTTTCGGCTCAGCCTGTTTTGTTGCACAGCCGAACCCGAGGCAGAGTACCAGGCAGAGTACAAAGGTGTGGATACAGGATCGAAAGACAGAGCAGGCAGACATGTGGTTACGGAGTGTTTTTCGGAAGCAGGTGCTGAAAACGGTCACGATAGAAGAGGCCCGCCGGACCGGTGGTGTGGGGTGTGTACGGCCGAAGCCCCTTGCCTTGACCGGTGATGTTGTCAAAGGGTACGGTGGCGTCGGCTTCAATCATGGACAGGTGCAGATCAAGGATAGGCCGGAACACCTTGATGATGCCGTCACTGTCCTGGTGAATCTCCATCTGCTCCCAACGCCGTTGGCTAAACCCCTGGTACCAGATGCCCGGCCTGGCTGTGCCGGTTAAACCGTCGCGCATGGTCAGAGGCCACTCGTCTGAATAGTGGAGGTTGTGTTCCAGCAGCGCTTCCACCTCAGAACTTGACTGTACAGTCAGCCTGTCCCAGGCGTCGTGGTCTTCGTGTTGAGATAAAAGCAGGTGCGTGGAACCGTCGTTGTAGCTCCACTGGCCGTGGCAGACCTGGCAGGCCACCTTTTGCCCGTACTGTTTGTGAGCCGGGTGCTGCAGCAGTGGAACCAGATGCTCTTTGTCGGCAGTCCGACTGCGGACAACCAGGGTTTTGTTGCGTACACTCACATTGGTCAGAGCCGGTACAGCCTGGCCCGGTTGCCAGCCGTGACAGGTTCGGCAGGTGAGGGCTATCGGCGTTCCATGGCCTATCTTCTGGTGACAGTCAATGCAACTGAGCCCGCGCTGGTGATGAATGTCTGTTGACAGCTCGTGCCACTCAACACCATAGGGTCGATCCGGTACATTTCCCGGAGTGGTCGTGGTGTAGGGGGTGCGATACTCCCAGTTGTAGTCGTGTTCGTACCGGCCGTAGTAGTCACTGCCCACATAGTTGCCGTAATGGCAGCTTAAACACTGTTTATCCGTGGGCACTGTAAAGGCATGGCTGTGCAACGAGCCGTCCTTGAAGGGGAGATGACAGGCACTGCAACCAGTGCCGTGGGTAACAGCTGCATAGTCATCACCTGCTGAGTAGACGTGACAACGCAGGCATCGGCGGCGCAGCATATCGTCGGCCAGGGCCAGAGGGCTATCAATGGTTGCACTCTGGGGGATGTCCAGGGGCGTGGTCAGGGTGTTCTGGGCACCAAAGTGGTGACGAACCGTGTTCACCTTATTGGCAAGGGTGAAATGCAGTGATTTGGCAGCGGTGGCAAGTTGTTCGGCATGACAGCTGCCACAGGTTTTCTGCATGTGGTCGGGATGACTGGGACGGGCCACCAGACCGGCATGTGAACGGTCTGCATCACTTTGCTGGTCAACACCCTGATGACAGCTGGTACAGGCCAGTTGATGGGCAGCATCCAGCCTGATGGTGTCGTGGCACTCCCGGCATCCGGTTTTAACCGGTGCGGCAGACTGTTGAGTTGAAGCGGGCTTCTGAGGTGTTGGCGGTTCAACCTCGTTGTTCTGGCAACTGCAGAGCACCAGCAGAAATGTCAGTATCCAGAGAAAAGTGTAATTCATATCCTTGACACTATAGCATAAAATTGCTACATCAAAAATCCTTAAACCACATTTTTCAAGCTCTTCCCGCCCTGTACGCCGATATAGCTCAGTTTGGTAGAGCGGCTGATTCGTAATCAGTAGGTCAGCGGTTCAAGTCCGCTTATCGGCTCCATACTTCAAGCACTTGGCAAGCACTTGCCAGGTGCTTTTTTTGTGCGCTGCAACTGCGAAAAAACATATTCGTTTACTGCTGTTTTATAAAGCTTCTTGAGTATCAATCAGGACGATATTGTGCTTAACACAGCACAGTCGGATGTGGCTGCATTGAGACCATTGTCATTGGTAAGAGCTCTGCAAAGTAGGATGTCAAATCCTTTGCGCGTGGGACCTTACGCCCTCATGTGCTTGTCACTATGACTGATGAAAGCAACGCTTCCCTTCCCTTGGGGTGGAAGAATGAACGGGAGCCGCTGTGGAGACGATTCCCGCAATCTCAACCTCTCTTCGGTCAACTCCATACGCAAAGGCGTGGTGCTTCCATCCAAAGAAATGCAAGCTGTGCTCCAATCTCCAATCGCACCCACACCGGAAAACGAGCTCAGAGGGCAGAGAGGCTTACCAAATTGTCATTGAGACAATCCTGTCCCACCTTGACCTTGCTTCTCTCTGTCTTGGAACATCCATGCTGGAAAACGGCTTTATCGACATAGACATGCGAACCATCGTCCGTGACTCCGGCATCGGCCATTCGCGTTGTGACCGAGCTCTTTTTTGAATTTCTGAACTTTGGCCGATGCTCCAGAGAGAAAGAGCCAGGGCCACACAAAAATTGCAGCGCCGAGCCATGAAAGCGCAACGAAAGATAACGGATTTCATGCGCCGAGTGACCATAGGGCTTAAAAATCA
It includes:
- a CDS encoding phosphoribosylanthranilate isomerase — its product is MSAPDRIRIKICGMTRLADALCAATAGVDALGFIFYEKSPRAVSLSAAKDIIRQLPPLVAAVGVFVDEKLEQVVRTVRACGLTHVQLHGAEPPDYCRQLADSAASCRIIKAVRVGTHSTSADITPYRTAVHGYLLDTYEHSRAGGTGQRFDWSLIDQLQLDRPFFLAGGLDLKNIRVALKQVTPYGVDANSGLEDAPGLKNHHRIHSFITTVRGFECERLASQQ
- a CDS encoding septal ring lytic transglycosylase RlpA family protein, giving the protein MPATQRPYVINGITYYPIPSATGYVERGIASWYGKPFHGRKTSNGETYNMHADTAAHKTLPMNTMLLVKNLENGRSTTVRINDRGPFVQERIIDLSYNKAQELGVIGRGTARVEIVALGAQQVEEQPLVAAKTGSRTGEEVSRPKPKIKPPPIPDFDKGNFYVQVGAFVQVENARTLAKAFARRGRDVIIQQYPAAGMNLYRVMIFASTSLKQAKVYEQGLKNEGFRYALLLAR